A region of Flocculibacter collagenilyticus DNA encodes the following proteins:
- a CDS encoding tryptophan halogenase family protein has protein sequence MIRTTIPKHIVIVGGGTAGWMSANLMAHKWRELGVKITLIESKKMGTLGVGEGSTPFLKDFFQTLNIPEHVWMPACNATYKCGIRFPDWSTVANNTSYFHPFYSDIDGELAQRFFYNANTKRNGENAPTNPDSFFVTSALANAKKAPKALNHDTEHSLSYGYHFDAELLGQFLSKHAISLGVKHIDDTITQVIANKVGDIALLNTEKHGPIRAGFFVDCSGFKGLLIQDALGEKLTSYKDYLFNDSAVAIPTLHDGLSGMACETVSKALKHGWVWHIPLINRMGNGYVYSSAHSSKEAAELELRELLGDKAIGQKALHLHWQPGRIENHWKKNCVAIGLSQGFLEPLEAPMLYLVQRSIESFIEKFTQGSFTDEYQQAFNNEINNIIDGTRDYLQAHYKINSRNDTQYWKDCRENTMLSPVLVDLLDSWKAAGNFDMALERNMAKLAYLKTSWYCLLAGKSFFNESNQLSPSAEALKHQDIAAEKSHSSAMKFYDHLEYLQRFHNKESVEGVN, from the coding sequence ATGATAAGAACAACAATCCCCAAACACATTGTAATTGTTGGTGGTGGCACCGCTGGGTGGATGAGCGCTAATTTGATGGCGCATAAATGGCGAGAGTTAGGTGTTAAAATAACCCTTATTGAGTCGAAAAAAATGGGTACTTTAGGAGTCGGGGAAGGAAGCACTCCCTTTCTTAAAGACTTTTTTCAAACATTAAATATTCCTGAACATGTTTGGATGCCTGCATGCAATGCAACCTATAAGTGCGGTATACGTTTTCCAGATTGGTCTACGGTAGCTAACAATACAAGCTATTTTCATCCATTTTACTCTGATATTGACGGCGAATTAGCGCAACGCTTTTTTTATAACGCCAACACTAAACGTAATGGTGAAAACGCACCTACAAATCCTGATAGTTTTTTTGTCACTTCCGCACTGGCAAATGCTAAAAAAGCACCCAAAGCACTCAATCACGATACTGAACATTCATTGAGTTATGGTTATCATTTCGATGCAGAGTTATTAGGGCAGTTCCTAAGCAAGCATGCTATTAGCTTAGGTGTTAAGCATATTGATGACACAATTACGCAAGTGATTGCCAATAAAGTAGGCGATATTGCGTTATTAAATACAGAAAAGCATGGTCCAATTAGGGCAGGCTTTTTCGTAGACTGCTCTGGATTTAAAGGTTTGCTAATTCAGGATGCGTTAGGAGAGAAGCTTACTTCGTATAAAGACTACTTATTTAACGACAGTGCGGTGGCAATTCCAACACTTCATGATGGCTTAAGTGGCATGGCATGCGAAACAGTTTCTAAGGCGTTAAAGCATGGTTGGGTTTGGCATATTCCACTGATAAATCGCATGGGGAATGGGTATGTGTATAGCTCTGCTCACAGTAGTAAAGAGGCTGCTGAACTTGAACTTAGAGAGTTGCTAGGAGATAAAGCAATAGGGCAGAAGGCGCTACATCTTCATTGGCAGCCTGGCCGAATAGAAAATCATTGGAAGAAAAACTGTGTAGCAATAGGATTATCACAGGGCTTCTTAGAACCGTTAGAAGCGCCAATGTTGTATTTAGTGCAACGCAGCATTGAAAGCTTTATCGAAAAGTTTACCCAAGGGAGTTTCACCGACGAATATCAGCAAGCCTTTAATAATGAAATCAACAATATTATTGATGGCACGCGCGATTACCTTCAAGCTCATTATAAAATAAATTCACGTAATGACACTCAGTACTGGAAAGACTGCAGAGAAAATACAATGTTATCCCCTGTGTTGGTAGACCTATTAGATAGCTGGAAAGCAGCGGGTAACTTCGACATGGCTTTAGAGCGAAACATGGCGAAACTAGCCTATCTCAAGACATCTTGGTACTGCTTACTAGCAGGCAAAAGTTTTTTTAATGAATCCAACCAGTTAAGCCCAAGTGCTGAAGCACTTAAGCATCAAGATATAGCTGCTGAGAAAAGCCACAGTTCGGCGATGAAATTTTATGATCATTTAGAATATTTACAACGGTTTCATAACAAAGAAAGCGTGGAAGGAGTCAATTGA